The following are encoded in a window of bacterium SCSIO 12643 genomic DNA:
- a CDS encoding gliding motility-associated C-terminal domain-containing protein, with protein sequence MKRLILVLLSFLINFEVIYSQCDISYDYSSGTGWTQIGTNVQISNGQVEFLNGAADGSQRRVYRGLGHVVNDTNCWNAEFTFLPQSVGSYQGQPFTGHVPFALTAGTQDPFSDCPNIPCTGYPVGTQEGIIVLFGANNPPTGDLWFKIKIKDNTSEYTSSNQINIPQLGIPYYMQFEKTFSDVHLHVFLDSGKTIPLPGSPISLAVPSTVDGLHIIQHAAVARGYQLRQLTGTVDDLCIDINMGCQVSIPIPGNKYIDSADICVGDSVKLLDNRYQINQWAEASNPQTIISTNSTLTVSPSVTTIYLAYGINDTTVFKINVHSPPFLYLGTDTSICLNSPFTLNTNISNASFLWQNNSSAPFFNVTTPGKYWVTVNKKNCIVSDTIMIDSIECKSPPKPTQTILELPNIFTPNGDLTNDFFVPVTRSGITSMHTVIYNRWGVEIYQSNFLDIVWDGYSFPSGTYFWVIDYVDINNISKRITGDITLIR encoded by the coding sequence ATGAAAAGATTAATCCTTGTTCTTCTTTCTTTCCTCATAAACTTTGAAGTTATTTATAGTCAATGTGATATCTCCTATGATTACTCCTCAGGTACGGGTTGGACTCAAATTGGAACAAATGTTCAAATCTCTAATGGTCAAGTTGAATTCCTAAATGGTGCTGCTGACGGTTCTCAAAGAAGAGTTTATAGAGGTTTGGGACATGTTGTCAATGATACGAATTGTTGGAATGCAGAATTCACTTTCTTACCTCAATCTGTTGGAAGTTATCAAGGACAGCCTTTTACAGGTCATGTACCTTTTGCATTAACAGCAGGAACTCAAGACCCTTTTAGCGACTGTCCTAATATTCCTTGTACTGGATATCCTGTAGGGACACAGGAAGGAATAATCGTTTTATTTGGAGCGAATAACCCACCAACCGGAGATTTATGGTTCAAAATAAAAATTAAAGACAATACATCAGAATATACTTCCAGCAATCAAATTAACATTCCTCAATTAGGAATTCCATACTACATGCAGTTTGAAAAGACATTTTCGGATGTTCATTTACATGTGTTTTTAGATAGTGGAAAGACTATCCCGTTACCTGGCTCCCCAATCTCCCTGGCTGTTCCTTCTACTGTAGATGGATTACATATTATCCAGCATGCAGCAGTTGCAAGAGGGTATCAGTTAAGACAACTTACTGGTACAGTAGATGACTTATGTATTGACATTAATATGGGATGTCAGGTTAGCATTCCCATTCCTGGTAATAAATATATTGACTCTGCGGATATTTGCGTTGGAGATTCTGTAAAACTACTGGATAACAGATATCAAATTAACCAATGGGCGGAAGCATCAAACCCACAAACTATTATTTCAACGAATTCTACTTTAACGGTTTCTCCTTCCGTTACCACAATATACTTGGCGTATGGAATTAATGACACAACAGTTTTCAAAATAAATGTACACTCTCCTCCTTTTCTCTATCTTGGTACAGATACTTCTATCTGTCTAAATTCTCCATTTACTCTAAATACGAATATTTCGAACGCTAGTTTTTTGTGGCAAAATAATTCAAGCGCCCCCTTTTTTAACGTAACCACACCAGGTAAATACTGGGTTACGGTAAACAAAAAAAACTGTATAGTCTCAGATACAATTATGATTGATTCGATTGAGTGTAAAAGTCCACCTAAACCAACTCAAACTATACTTGAACTTCCGAATATTTTCACCCCAAATGGTGATTTGACTAATGACTTTTTTGTTCCTGTAACACGTTCTGGTATTACTTCTATGCATACGGTGATCTATAATAGATGGGGTGTTGAAATCTATCAAAGTAATTTTTTGGATATCGTATGGGACGGATATAGCTTTCCATCTGGGACATATTTTTGGGTAATTGATTATGTTGATATAAACAACATTTCCAAAAGGATTACCGGAGATATTACTTTGATTAGATAA